Proteins encoded by one window of uncultured Sunxiuqinia sp.:
- a CDS encoding sodium:solute symporter, protein MSTTLISIIILSFFALLMAISYFSSRHATNDTFFTGNRRSPWYLVAFGMIGSTISGVTFISVPGEVGNSAWTYLQFLIGNFFGYWLIALVLIPLYYKLNLVSIYTYLDQRFGVRSYKTGAFFFLLSQTIGASFRLYLAAGVLQIGFFEALGIPFWLTVLMTLFLIWIYTYKAGIKTVVWTDTLQTLFILGAVGITIFMISKQLNLSSKELVDTVVHHPYSRIFDWDWQSKTNFFKQFFAGLGIVLVMNGLDQNMMQKNLTCKTQKDAQKNVFWFSFAFIIANIFFLSLGVMLYAFAQQKGIAIPDRSDDLFPFLALQYFGTFAGALFLLGILAAAYSSADSALTALTTSFCIDFLNIDANKPKSKKTRFFVHIGFSLLMFIVIVLFRIINNDSVVTAVFRVAGYTYGPLLGLFAFGILTKRKVNDRLVPAIGIASPLITYVININSESWLAGYQFGFELLWLNGAFTFLGMLFFSNLENYE, encoded by the coding sequence ATGAGTACCACTTTGATTTCTATTATCATCCTGTCGTTTTTTGCCTTGCTGATGGCTATTTCTTATTTCTCATCGCGCCATGCAACAAACGACACTTTCTTTACCGGAAATCGGCGTTCGCCATGGTACCTTGTTGCTTTTGGAATGATTGGCTCCACCATTTCTGGTGTTACTTTTATATCAGTGCCAGGAGAAGTTGGGAACAGCGCGTGGACCTATCTCCAGTTTTTAATTGGAAACTTCTTCGGATATTGGCTCATCGCGTTGGTTTTGATTCCGCTTTACTACAAACTAAACCTGGTTTCAATCTACACCTATCTTGATCAGCGTTTTGGTGTCCGCTCATACAAAACCGGAGCTTTCTTTTTCCTATTGTCGCAAACAATCGGAGCATCGTTTAGGCTTTATCTTGCGGCGGGAGTTTTGCAAATTGGCTTTTTCGAGGCGCTTGGAATTCCATTCTGGCTAACCGTATTAATGACTTTATTTTTGATTTGGATTTACACCTACAAAGCCGGAATAAAAACAGTGGTCTGGACCGATACACTCCAAACTCTATTTATTTTAGGAGCTGTTGGAATTACAATTTTTATGATTTCAAAGCAACTTAATCTCAGTTCAAAAGAGCTGGTAGACACAGTTGTGCATCACCCATATAGCCGAATATTTGATTGGGACTGGCAATCGAAAACAAATTTCTTTAAACAGTTTTTCGCTGGGCTGGGCATTGTATTGGTGATGAACGGACTAGATCAAAACATGATGCAAAAGAATCTAACTTGCAAGACTCAAAAAGACGCACAAAAAAATGTCTTTTGGTTTAGTTTTGCTTTCATCATTGCCAACATATTTTTCCTTAGTCTGGGTGTAATGCTTTATGCCTTTGCTCAACAAAAAGGCATTGCTATTCCTGATCGTAGCGACGATTTGTTTCCCTTTTTAGCTTTACAGTATTTTGGAACTTTTGCCGGTGCCTTATTCCTTCTTGGCATTTTAGCCGCGGCATACTCAAGCGCTGATTCAGCGCTGACTGCCTTAACGACGTCTTTTTGTATCGACTTTTTAAATATTGATGCCAACAAACCAAAAAGTAAAAAAACAAGATTCTTTGTTCATATTGGCTTTTCACTACTTATGTTTATCGTTATTGTTCTTTTCAGAATCATAAACAACGACAGTGTGGTAACAGCTGTTTTCCGGGTTGCGGGATATACCTACGGCCCATTGCTGGGACTCTTTGCCTTTGGTATTTTAACTAAACGAAAAGTAAATGACCGGCTGGTTCCTGCAATAGGAATAGCTTCTCCATTAATAACCTATGTCATCAACATCAATTCGGAGTCTTGGCTTGCAGGTTATCAATTCGGATTTGAACTACTCTGGCTCAATGGAGCATTCACATTTTTGGGGATGCTATTTTTTTCAAATTTAGAGAATTACGAATGA
- a CDS encoding dipeptide epimerase has translation MSKQDKCLQLRFKPYQLQLKHTFTLAKSTRVSTPTMFTEIAYNGIVGYGEASMPPYLGENHDTASKFLQSLKLDQFKDPFQLEDILSYVDEAAEGNCAAKASIDIALHDLIGKIKDQPCYKIWGFNPKDAPDTSFTIGIDTPEIIKQKLGDAAGFKILKIKLGLDNDKEIIEAIRSMTNVPICVDANQGWKDKHQALDMTHWLKAKGVIFIEQPMPQKDLEETAWLSQNSPLPIIADEAVQRLAGLKKVKGVYSGINIKLMKCTGMREAHKMITLARQLDMKVMIGCMTETSCGISAAAQLSPKADWADLDGNLLINNDPFTGVKVEDGKVVLLNKPGIGVSPK, from the coding sequence ATGAGCAAACAAGACAAATGTCTACAACTTCGGTTTAAACCATATCAGCTCCAGTTAAAACATACGTTTACACTTGCTAAAAGTACGCGCGTGTCCACTCCTACCATGTTTACGGAAATAGCCTACAATGGAATAGTGGGATATGGAGAAGCTTCCATGCCTCCTTATTTAGGTGAAAACCATGATACGGCAAGCAAGTTTCTGCAATCGCTTAAATTAGATCAATTTAAAGACCCTTTTCAGCTAGAAGATATTTTAAGCTATGTAGATGAAGCTGCCGAAGGTAATTGTGCCGCCAAAGCCTCCATCGATATTGCTTTGCACGACCTGATTGGAAAAATAAAAGATCAACCGTGTTACAAAATCTGGGGATTCAATCCCAAAGATGCTCCTGATACATCATTCACAATAGGTATTGATACACCGGAGATCATTAAGCAAAAATTAGGGGACGCCGCAGGATTCAAGATCCTGAAAATAAAACTGGGCCTCGATAATGATAAGGAAATCATTGAAGCGATCCGCTCAATGACCAATGTTCCTATTTGCGTTGATGCTAATCAAGGATGGAAAGATAAGCATCAAGCGCTGGACATGACCCATTGGTTGAAAGCAAAAGGAGTTATTTTTATTGAACAGCCAATGCCCCAAAAAGACTTGGAAGAAACTGCCTGGCTCAGCCAAAACAGCCCATTGCCAATTATTGCCGATGAAGCCGTACAACGATTAGCTGGCCTAAAGAAGGTAAAGGGTGTCTATTCCGGGATCAACATCAAATTAATGAAATGCACCGGCATGCGTGAAGCGCACAAAATGATAACACTCGCCCGGCAATTGGACATGAAAGTAATGATTGGCTGCATGACCGAAACATCATGTGGCATTTCAGCAGCAGCTCAATTATCGCCAAAAGCTGACTGGGCTGACCTGGATGGAAACTTGTTAATCAACAACGATCCGTTTACCGGCGTAAAGGTTGAAGATGGCAAAGTAGTGCTGCTAAACAAACCCGGGATTGGCGTAAGCCCAAAATAA
- a CDS encoding ATPase, whose product MTLLIADSGSTKTSWLLITDKKGESSIIQTTGINPFFRSTEDIYDELKTDLFPQVSEHVDAIFFYGAGIINQERGKVIQDALQKLFPESSVEMSSDFVGAARALFGNDAGITCIMGTGSGACLYDGNGIISRVPSLGFILGDECSGAFFGKKLLSDYFKNNMPLDVQNLFEQDFDFTESEVLGRVYKEDRPNKYLAEFAPFLSKYIDKEYCHQLVITSIEEFFERNVIQLPEYSEFPIGFVGSVAWGLRMFINELAEEYGFDQPVILKDPIEMLKKFHTS is encoded by the coding sequence ATGACTCTATTAATAGCAGATAGCGGATCAACAAAGACCTCCTGGCTCCTCATCACTGATAAAAAAGGGGAGTCTTCTATTATTCAAACAACTGGTATTAATCCTTTTTTTCGATCTACTGAGGATATTTATGATGAGCTCAAAACTGATTTATTCCCGCAGGTGTCAGAACATGTAGACGCTATCTTTTTTTATGGAGCTGGAATTATTAACCAAGAGCGGGGAAAGGTGATTCAGGATGCGCTTCAAAAATTATTTCCAGAGAGTTCGGTTGAAATGAGTAGCGACTTTGTTGGAGCTGCCCGTGCTTTGTTTGGAAACGATGCGGGAATCACTTGTATTATGGGAACTGGATCAGGGGCGTGTTTGTACGATGGTAATGGGATAATTTCTCGGGTTCCATCTCTTGGGTTTATTCTAGGAGACGAATGCAGTGGAGCATTTTTTGGCAAAAAGTTGCTAAGCGATTATTTTAAGAATAACATGCCATTAGATGTTCAAAATTTATTTGAACAAGACTTCGACTTTACAGAATCTGAAGTTTTGGGGCGTGTTTATAAGGAGGACAGACCGAACAAATATTTGGCTGAATTTGCCCCATTTTTATCGAAGTACATCGACAAGGAGTATTGCCACCAGTTGGTGATAACAAGTATTGAAGAATTTTTCGAACGCAATGTGATTCAATTACCGGAATATTCTGAATTTCCGATTGGGTTTGTTGGTTCGGTAGCTTGGGGACTTAGAATGTTTATTAACGAGCTGGCAGAAGAATATGGTTTTGACCAGCCCGTGATTCTAAAAGATCCCATCGAAATGTTGAAGAAATTTCATACGAGCTAA
- a CDS encoding 6-carboxytetrahydropterin synthase: MAKIRVNKQFGFEMSHALSNYDGLCRNIHGHSYKLQITLIGSPLNKEGDPKDGMVIDFSILKKLVKKHIVEPFDHSLMINNLAAHDKLIELGEMYERQHLVNFQPTTENMVIFIAEKLKKLLPEHLELFSVRLYETTTSFAEWFASDNF, translated from the coding sequence ATGGCAAAAATCAGAGTTAACAAGCAATTTGGATTCGAAATGTCTCATGCGCTATCCAATTACGATGGCTTATGTCGTAATATTCACGGGCATTCCTATAAATTACAAATTACCCTCATTGGCAGTCCACTTAATAAAGAGGGAGATCCAAAGGACGGAATGGTCATCGATTTTAGTATCTTGAAAAAGCTGGTTAAAAAGCACATTGTGGAACCCTTTGATCATTCACTCATGATTAATAACCTCGCAGCACACGATAAGCTGATTGAACTGGGCGAAATGTACGAACGTCAGCACCTGGTCAACTTTCAACCAACTACCGAAAATATGGTTATTTTTATAGCCGAGAAGCTAAAAAAACTATTGCCTGAACATCTTGAATTATTTAGCGTTCGACTTTATGAAACCACCACTTCATTTGCCGAATGGTTTGCTTCCGATAACTTTTAA
- a CDS encoding polyprenyl synthetase family protein: MTSLDIIQKPIKDELNQFEDYFKKTIQSDIPLLSLIINYILRKKGKQMRPMFVFLAAKMTGEFNDSTYMAASSIELLHTATLVHDDVVDESYERRGSFSINALWKNKLAVLVGDYILAKGMLLNIDNENYNFLKLISRSVKDMSEGEILQLRKSRKLDIDYDTYFEIIEKKTASLIATSMAMGAASVSDDESLVEKLFRIGIDAGIAFQIKDDIFDYQAKGLLGKPTGNDIKEKKITLPLLYVLSNSEEKEKRRILREVKRKNKNTSKVQELVNLVVERGGLEYATEQMNFYRDRAISEINNFPETDSRNAMIELINYVTTRKK, encoded by the coding sequence ATGACCTCTTTGGATATCATTCAGAAACCCATAAAAGATGAGTTGAATCAATTTGAAGACTACTTCAAAAAGACTATTCAAAGTGATATCCCCTTGTTATCATTGATTATCAATTATATTCTGCGGAAGAAAGGGAAGCAAATGCGACCGATGTTTGTTTTTCTTGCGGCTAAAATGACTGGCGAATTTAACGATTCAACCTACATGGCTGCTTCTTCTATTGAGTTGCTGCACACGGCTACCTTGGTCCACGATGATGTCGTTGACGAATCGTATGAACGTCGCGGTAGTTTTTCTATTAATGCTCTCTGGAAAAATAAGCTGGCGGTTTTGGTGGGCGATTATATCTTGGCGAAGGGAATGTTGTTGAATATTGATAATGAGAACTACAATTTCCTGAAGCTGATCAGTCGCTCTGTGAAAGACATGAGTGAGGGAGAAATACTACAATTACGTAAAAGCCGCAAACTGGACATTGATTACGATACTTATTTCGAAATTATTGAGAAGAAAACAGCTTCGCTAATTGCAACCAGCATGGCAATGGGAGCAGCGTCGGTATCGGATGACGAATCGTTGGTTGAAAAATTGTTCCGGATTGGTATTGATGCGGGGATTGCTTTCCAGATTAAGGATGATATTTTTGATTATCAGGCGAAAGGATTGCTGGGAAAGCCAACCGGGAATGACATCAAGGAAAAGAAGATTACGCTGCCTTTACTTTACGTGTTGAGCAATTCAGAAGAAAAAGAAAAACGTCGCATTTTGCGTGAGGTAAAGCGTAAAAACAAGAACACCTCAAAAGTGCAGGAACTAGTTAATCTCGTTGTTGAACGTGGTGGACTGGAATATGCCACCGAGCAAATGAATTTTTACCGCGACCGGGCGATATCCGAAATCAACAATTTCCCGGAAACTGACTCTCGAAATGCGATGATTGAGCTGATCAATTACGTGACTACCCGAAAAAAGTAG
- a CDS encoding metalloregulator ArsR/SmtB family transcription factor codes for MQFKELDADRLDTAANMLKAIAHPMRIAILKHLEGGKKLTVTQIHELLGIEQSTTSHHLGILKDKGVLCSRREGKNTFYYLKHDVLSQVVDCLERCTCGE; via the coding sequence ATGCAGTTTAAAGAACTAGATGCTGATCGGCTTGACACCGCTGCCAATATGCTAAAAGCGATTGCGCATCCGATGCGTATAGCTATACTCAAGCATCTTGAAGGGGGTAAAAAATTAACCGTTACCCAAATCCATGAACTTTTAGGGATTGAACAGTCAACTACGTCGCATCACTTAGGTATTTTAAAAGATAAAGGAGTTTTATGCTCACGCCGCGAAGGTAAGAATACCTTTTACTATTTGAAACACGATGTTCTAAGTCAAGTTGTTGACTGTCTGGAACGCTGTACCTGTGGAGAATAA